In Leptospira selangorensis, the following are encoded in one genomic region:
- a CDS encoding SCO family protein — MFSSNHPQRFSKIAAALILFLPFLSVLSFDTERELPAHAVPPELEGVGLEEKLGNHIDTNLSFVDEQGKQVRIGDYLKEGKPLLLTLVYYRCPTLCSLYLNEISTALKELNLEVGKEFNYVAVSFDPKEKPDLAKAKKEVYVKDYGRGDGSGWSFLTGNDPEIKALSSSLGFSYKWNPYNDQWVHVSVAYVITPEGQISRYLKGIPMDERTLRLSLVEAGNGKIGDLTDSVALFCFQFDPSKNRYTLYAFNIMRIGGFLTVVILAAFLFRFWKKQNSSSTV, encoded by the coding sequence TTGTTCTCCTCCAATCATCCGCAGCGATTTTCTAAAATAGCTGCGGCTCTTATACTTTTTCTACCATTCTTATCAGTTCTATCCTTCGATACAGAAAGAGAACTACCTGCTCATGCAGTTCCTCCGGAACTTGAAGGTGTAGGTTTAGAAGAAAAATTAGGAAATCATATAGATACCAATTTATCTTTTGTAGATGAACAAGGTAAACAAGTTCGTATAGGCGACTATCTGAAAGAAGGAAAACCTCTTCTTCTCACATTGGTATATTATAGATGTCCTACACTCTGTAGTCTTTATCTGAATGAGATCTCAACCGCACTCAAAGAATTGAATTTAGAAGTAGGAAAAGAATTCAATTACGTTGCGGTAAGCTTTGATCCCAAAGAAAAACCTGATCTTGCAAAAGCGAAAAAAGAAGTATATGTGAAAGATTATGGAAGAGGGGACGGTTCCGGCTGGAGTTTTTTAACCGGAAATGATCCTGAAATAAAGGCTTTGTCTTCCAGCTTGGGTTTTTCCTACAAATGGAATCCTTATAATGATCAATGGGTACATGTTTCTGTAGCCTATGTGATTACCCCTGAAGGACAAATTTCCAGGTATTTAAAAGGGATCCCGATGGATGAAAGGACTCTGAGATTATCTCTCGTAGAGGCTGGAAACGGTAAAATCGGCGATTTGACTGACAGTGTTGCCCTTTTTTGCTTCCAATTTGATCCATCCAAAAATAGGTATACATTATACGCGTTCAATATCATGCGAATCGGTGGTTTTCTCACCGTCGTTATCCTTGCAGCGTTCTTATTCCGCTTTTGGAAGAAACAAAACTCGTCTAGTACAGTATAA
- a CDS encoding metal-dependent hydrolase produces MATIFSHPAVPISLFFFFGKKKIPVILAVFGIFFSILPDFDVVAFKFGIPYENDWGHRGFTHSILFALGMSCIVAFFRTKLKASWLTVFLFLFVSVISHGVLDAMTTGGLGVGFFIPWSSERIFFEYRPIRVSPIGPKNFFTERGWVVIQSEILYVWAPAVLVSGTGILFRNFVFKDRSLNH; encoded by the coding sequence ATGGCAACAATATTCTCCCATCCAGCAGTTCCAATCTCACTCTTCTTCTTTTTCGGAAAAAAGAAAATCCCCGTAATCCTTGCAGTTTTTGGAATATTCTTTTCTATTCTTCCTGATTTCGACGTAGTTGCATTCAAATTTGGTATCCCGTACGAAAACGATTGGGGCCATAGAGGATTTACTCATTCTATTTTATTTGCTTTAGGAATGTCCTGTATTGTCGCATTCTTCCGAACCAAATTGAAAGCAAGTTGGCTCACCGTTTTTTTATTCCTTTTTGTATCTGTAATCTCTCATGGCGTGTTGGACGCGATGACCACAGGTGGTTTAGGAGTCGGATTCTTCATTCCTTGGAGTTCTGAAAGGATTTTTTTTGAATATAGACCGATCAGAGTTTCTCCTATCGGTCCTAAAAATTTTTTTACGGAAAGAGGTTGGGTTGTGATCCAATCAGAAATTTTATATGTTTGGGCCCCGGCAGTTTTAGTTTCCGGGACCGGTATTTTATTTAGAAACTTTGTTTTTAAGGATAGATCACTGAACCACTAA
- the coxB gene encoding cytochrome c oxidase subunit II — translation MNWFSLITATSFMPVPATKESGDVDNLYIFLLVSGLISFIILIGGMVIFIFKYRRKTEDQKSAYITHNTLAEFLWSFIPFVIMMIIFAWGWSVFHDLRRVGEKGDVEVHVTARQWAWTFKYANDIEINSPSDKKLLDDPDSTLLKPEIVVVPVGKTIRFILTSDDVLHSFYVPAFRNKMDAVPGRRTTFTFTPIEKGDFTVFCTEYCGTKHSNMMATIRVVDGEQFAAWQAEKIAANAGAITKGPAERGEALFKGSLGCSGCHSIDGSRIVGPSFKGLYGNKRDFADGSSVTADDAYIKQSILVPTAKIVAGFPPAMSSFQGRIKEDEIKDIIEFIKTLK, via the coding sequence ATGAACTGGTTCTCTCTTATTACGGCGACAAGCTTCATGCCGGTTCCAGCGACTAAAGAATCGGGAGATGTAGATAACCTCTATATCTTTCTTCTTGTTTCGGGCCTTATCTCTTTTATCATTCTCATTGGGGGAATGGTAATATTCATATTCAAGTATAGAAGAAAAACTGAAGACCAAAAAAGTGCGTATATCACGCATAATACTCTAGCTGAGTTCCTTTGGTCCTTCATACCTTTCGTGATCATGATGATCATCTTCGCTTGGGGATGGAGTGTATTCCATGATCTTCGCAGAGTCGGAGAGAAAGGTGATGTTGAGGTTCACGTAACTGCTCGTCAATGGGCTTGGACTTTCAAATACGCGAATGATATCGAGATCAATAGCCCTAGCGACAAAAAGTTGTTGGACGATCCGGATTCTACACTTCTCAAACCTGAGATAGTAGTGGTTCCAGTGGGTAAAACCATTCGTTTCATTCTTACCTCTGATGACGTTCTACATAGCTTCTATGTTCCTGCATTCAGGAACAAAATGGATGCGGTTCCTGGCAGAAGAACAACTTTCACTTTCACACCGATTGAGAAAGGGGACTTCACAGTATTCTGTACTGAGTATTGCGGAACCAAACACTCCAATATGATGGCTACGATTCGTGTGGTGGACGGAGAACAATTTGCTGCGTGGCAGGCTGAAAAAATCGCTGCTAACGCGGGCGCTATCACCAAAGGACCTGCAGAAAGAGGAGAAGCTCTTTTCAAAGGTAGCCTTGGATGTAGCGGGTGTCACTCCATCGACGGATCCAGGATTGTTGGACCAAGCTTTAAAGGTCTTTATGGTAATAAGAGAGACTTCGCAGACGGATCTTCTGTAACTGCGGATGATGCTTATATCAAACAATCTATCCTTGTTCCTACAGCTAAGATCGTAGCTGGATTCCCTCCTGCGATGTCTTCTTTCCAAGGAAGGATCAAAGAGGACGAGATCAAGGACATCATCGAATTCATTAAGACGCTTAAATAG
- the ctaD gene encoding cytochrome c oxidase subunit I gives MAHEQHNYLNHQKGIWSWLTTLDHKRIGIMYFVAIMSFFFLGGVFALLVRAELFTPGKTLFSADVYNRMMTYHGAIMVFMVIVPGIPAIFGNFVLPIMIGAKDVAFPRLNLMSWYMLMIGAAITGSTLFLENVDTGWTFYTPYSSIKTGLGVIPMVLGVFIIGFSSILTGLNFIVTTHKLRAPGMTMNRIPLMVWALYSTAILQVLATPVLAITLLLLIAEKTLGVGIFDPQLGGDPVLFQHFFWFYSHPAVYIMILPAMGVISELVATYSRKVIFGYTAIAYSSLAIAGVSFLVWGHHMFVSGQSEFAGVLFSFITMLVGVPTAIKLFNWIATMYKGSIRLDAPMLFAIGFMFLFTIGGLTGVYLASTGMDIHFHDTYFVVAHFHYVMVGGTLMALMGALIYWFPKVTGKIYSDLTGRISWVFIFSGFNVTFFPQFILGNMGMPRRYYDYLPTFTELNQMSTFGSWLIGTGFLIGLFGVIYALLKGKEAGNNPFGGKTLEWTIPSPPPHENFEKTPVLTGGPYEYR, from the coding sequence ATGGCCCACGAGCAACATAATTACCTGAATCACCAAAAGGGGATTTGGTCCTGGCTTACGACCTTAGATCATAAGCGTATCGGGATCATGTACTTTGTCGCGATCATGAGCTTCTTCTTTTTAGGAGGAGTTTTCGCTTTATTAGTTCGCGCAGAATTATTCACACCGGGAAAAACCCTTTTCTCCGCAGACGTTTATAACAGAATGATGACCTACCATGGAGCCATTATGGTGTTCATGGTGATCGTTCCTGGTATCCCTGCAATTTTCGGAAACTTTGTTCTTCCGATCATGATAGGAGCAAAAGACGTAGCTTTCCCAAGATTGAACTTAATGAGCTGGTACATGCTGATGATCGGTGCCGCGATCACTGGTTCCACTCTATTCTTGGAAAACGTAGATACTGGTTGGACCTTCTACACTCCATACTCTTCCATTAAAACTGGATTGGGAGTGATCCCGATGGTTCTTGGAGTATTCATCATTGGATTCTCTTCCATTTTAACTGGTTTGAACTTTATCGTTACCACTCATAAACTGAGAGCGCCTGGAATGACCATGAACAGAATTCCTCTCATGGTTTGGGCACTTTACTCAACTGCGATCCTGCAAGTATTGGCAACTCCGGTTCTTGCGATCACTCTGCTTCTACTTATTGCAGAGAAAACTCTCGGAGTGGGGATTTTCGATCCTCAGTTGGGAGGAGATCCGGTTCTATTCCAGCACTTCTTCTGGTTCTATTCTCACCCTGCAGTTTATATCATGATCCTTCCTGCTATGGGAGTGATCTCCGAGTTGGTTGCTACTTACTCTCGTAAAGTAATCTTCGGATATACTGCAATCGCTTACTCTTCCTTAGCGATCGCTGGGGTTTCCTTCTTAGTATGGGGACACCACATGTTCGTTTCCGGACAGTCTGAGTTTGCGGGAGTTCTGTTCTCCTTCATCACAATGCTTGTAGGGGTTCCTACAGCGATCAAATTGTTCAACTGGATCGCAACCATGTATAAAGGAAGTATCCGTTTGGATGCTCCGATGTTATTCGCGATCGGGTTCATGTTCTTATTCACCATTGGTGGTTTGACTGGAGTTTATCTGGCTTCTACCGGTATGGATATTCACTTCCACGATACTTACTTCGTGGTAGCTCACTTCCATTACGTGATGGTTGGTGGAACTTTGATGGCTCTTATGGGAGCATTGATCTACTGGTTCCCTAAAGTTACCGGAAAAATTTATAGCGATCTAACAGGAAGAATTTCCTGGGTATTTATATTTAGTGGATTTAACGTTACGTTCTTCCCTCAATTTATCTTGGGAAATATGGGAATGCCTCGTAGATACTACGACTATCTTCCTACTTTCACCGAATTAAACCAAATGTCCACTTTTGGATCTTGGTTGATCGGAACAGGATTCTTGATTGGACTTTTCGGAGTGATCTATGCACTTCTGAAAGGAAAAGAAGCAGGAAACAATCCATTCGGAGGAAAAACTTTGGAGTGGACTATTCCTTCTCCTCCTCCACACGAAAACTTTGAAAAGACCCCAGTACTAACCGGAGGGCCATATGAGTACCGCTAA
- a CDS encoding M48 family metallopeptidase, producing the protein MIDLSNSVRPYVLKLLVVLGLVSFSGSPIFSQNKPGEFDSELYAQLVRQSNVQFTNLIKSKTVLADHKGWKKPIDKAFGKLSKNSGNPPFPLVYKIVKEASFNAFAMAGGQFCIHSGALDSLDEIIKQKEADAAQKLDFHRERYIAGVLSHELAHFYNRHVFNSVKKFYALKDEPSGKAFLENSKFSQEQELDADQTGLFLLDKAGYGGDFMLITLQTLNEVEQSYKEALASSKADKTRPELIGSHYFSSHPSPNERLSRLKTDKQELYSFLAKMEKTFDDIQLGRNLDEARSNLEDGIKKFPENTYLSKALAVCMHKIWMATASNEELKLKPVLDMPSFRDTMVFPPDKSKRAVMRIVPGNEAAYNRALKAYRDVIVKTDDPYFLSNYAVLLSYSADEKDLDVAVNVANQAFQAEGTVALANNLGVVLFWTDKKEEAKELFNRLALSIDQKIRTLANQSGNNPQIAQYLKTIGQSTAQKQQVDPDYIYENFTPILNIALVESYSSVDPKSKGLASYYLTNYDSTSGWAKVLAKIHTIELTAPTPANEVNAFKVGGVGPGDKLEDLLKNWGKPTRIKTDKKSGLEYFEYDNKETAFILDMGTVVQVNVVGDNSPGLGQGITVGSSKPAAEKLLGSKFRKQGEYHDYYEKGKAFVKYNKHGKIDLLVVQ; encoded by the coding sequence ATGATCGATCTTTCGAATTCGGTTCGCCCTTATGTCCTGAAATTATTGGTGGTTTTAGGCTTAGTATCATTCTCTGGCTCTCCGATTTTTTCTCAAAACAAACCGGGAGAATTCGACTCGGAATTGTATGCACAGTTAGTTAGACAAAGTAATGTGCAGTTCACAAATCTGATCAAATCAAAGACTGTGCTTGCGGATCATAAAGGCTGGAAGAAGCCCATAGACAAGGCATTCGGTAAACTTTCTAAAAATTCCGGAAATCCTCCTTTCCCTCTAGTTTATAAAATCGTAAAGGAAGCAAGCTTCAACGCATTCGCAATGGCTGGAGGACAATTCTGTATTCATTCAGGAGCTTTAGATTCTTTAGATGAGATCATCAAACAAAAAGAGGCGGACGCAGCTCAAAAGTTGGATTTCCATCGAGAAAGGTACATCGCAGGAGTCTTGTCCCATGAGCTAGCTCATTTTTATAACAGACATGTTTTCAACAGTGTGAAAAAGTTTTACGCACTCAAAGATGAGCCTTCCGGAAAAGCATTTTTAGAAAACAGCAAATTTTCCCAAGAGCAAGAGTTAGATGCGGACCAAACAGGATTATTCTTATTGGATAAAGCTGGTTACGGTGGAGATTTCATGCTCATCACTCTTCAAACTTTAAATGAAGTGGAACAATCTTATAAAGAAGCATTAGCTTCTTCTAAAGCAGATAAAACCAGACCTGAACTAATCGGTTCTCATTATTTTTCCAGCCATCCTTCTCCAAATGAGAGATTATCCAGACTTAAAACGGATAAGCAGGAACTGTATAGCTTCTTAGCGAAGATGGAAAAAACTTTTGATGATATCCAACTGGGTAGAAATTTAGATGAAGCAAGATCCAACTTAGAAGACGGGATCAAAAAATTTCCGGAGAATACATACTTAAGCAAAGCTCTCGCTGTTTGTATGCACAAGATCTGGATGGCAACCGCTTCGAATGAAGAATTAAAATTAAAACCGGTTTTGGATATGCCTTCTTTCAGAGACACAATGGTATTTCCTCCAGACAAAAGTAAACGTGCAGTCATGAGGATCGTTCCTGGAAACGAAGCGGCATATAATCGTGCGCTTAAAGCATATAGAGATGTGATCGTAAAAACGGATGACCCTTACTTTCTTTCTAATTACGCAGTATTACTTTCTTATTCTGCAGATGAAAAAGATTTGGACGTAGCGGTTAATGTCGCCAACCAAGCTTTCCAAGCGGAAGGAACTGTTGCCTTAGCGAATAATTTGGGAGTTGTTCTATTCTGGACCGATAAAAAAGAAGAAGCGAAAGAACTTTTCAATCGTCTTGCTTTATCGATCGATCAGAAAATCAGAACTCTTGCGAATCAAAGTGGAAACAATCCTCAAATCGCTCAGTATCTAAAGACGATCGGTCAATCTACTGCTCAAAAACAACAAGTGGATCCCGATTATATTTATGAGAATTTCACTCCTATTTTAAATATCGCGTTAGTAGAATCTTATTCTTCTGTAGATCCAAAATCAAAAGGGCTCGCAAGTTATTATTTAACTAATTATGATTCTACTTCCGGTTGGGCAAAAGTTCTAGCAAAAATCCATACAATTGAATTAACAGCACCTACTCCGGCAAACGAAGTAAATGCATTTAAAGTTGGTGGAGTTGGTCCCGGAGATAAACTAGAAGACCTTCTGAAAAATTGGGGAAAACCTACGCGTATCAAAACGGATAAAAAAAGCGGTTTGGAATATTTCGAATATGATAACAAAGAGACTGCGTTTATCTTAGATATGGGAACCGTAGTTCAGGTGAATGTAGTCGGAGATAATAGCCCTGGCTTAGGACAAGGGATCACTGTAGGATCTTCGAAACCTGCTGCTGAAAAACTTTTAGGTTCTAAGTTCAGAAAACAAGGTGAGTATCATGACTACTACGAAAAAGGAAAAGCTTTCGTGAAATATAATAAACACGGAAAGATAGATCTTTTAGTGGTTCAGTGA
- a CDS encoding TOBE domain-containing protein — MDLRAGETMKDKLQIDGALWLKSNKENKLGREKIELLRAIEKCGSISKAAKEVGISYKTAWDSIDLLNNLYKEILVEKSVGGTSGGGAKLTDKAKEMIQLYQIVEDEHRKFLTRISERMDNPFELLNFLNRISMKTSARNQFYGKIKNLQKGAVNSEIIISLKGEQEITAVITNQSVVNLGLKVGKDIYALIKASFIFLSKDTEPAISSENKLNGKIFSIVKGSVNDEIIIELNGGNKLTSIITSQATDQLKLKEGEEICAFFNASSVILATE; from the coding sequence ATGGATCTTAGAGCTGGAGAAACGATGAAGGATAAGTTACAGATTGATGGGGCTCTTTGGCTTAAGTCCAATAAAGAAAATAAGTTGGGCCGGGAGAAGATAGAGTTACTCCGAGCGATCGAAAAATGCGGCTCCATATCCAAAGCGGCAAAGGAAGTCGGGATTAGTTATAAAACCGCTTGGGACTCCATCGATTTACTGAATAATTTATACAAAGAAATTCTAGTCGAAAAAAGTGTAGGTGGGACCAGCGGCGGAGGAGCAAAACTCACAGATAAAGCCAAAGAAATGATCCAACTTTATCAAATTGTAGAGGACGAACACAGAAAATTTCTGACTAGAATAAGCGAAAGAATGGACAATCCATTTGAACTCTTGAATTTTCTAAATCGTATCTCGATGAAAACTAGCGCCAGAAATCAATTTTATGGAAAGATCAAAAACCTCCAAAAGGGGGCTGTAAATTCGGAGATCATTATTTCTCTCAAAGGAGAGCAAGAGATTACTGCAGTCATTACCAATCAGAGTGTGGTCAATCTAGGTCTGAAGGTTGGCAAAGACATATACGCGTTGATCAAGGCTTCTTTCATTTTTCTTTCTAAGGATACAGAGCCAGCTATCAGTTCTGAAAATAAACTGAACGGAAAAATTTTCTCCATCGTAAAAGGTAGTGTAAACGACGAGATCATAATAGAATTGAATGGTGGAAACAAACTCACATCAATAATCACTAGCCAAGCTACAGATCAGCTCAAGCTAAAGGAAGGAGAAGAGATCTGCGCATTCTTCAACGCTTCTTCCGTAATTTTAGCAACCGAGTGA
- a CDS encoding COX15/CtaA family protein yields MIASTYSHFRKFSLFLVIYSVLIFLNLLYGPLVRATDSGLACPDWPFCFGKIFPDFDFNIFMEVGHRYYSGFLGIVLIAGTVWTAIVPELRKPFLGYFILGILLIASQVTLGGLTVLLSLDPATVNLHLLNAILFLLCIVTATFKARNLANSTNSNEFLTKQSLLQKDQIPLLIGVLLIFFQIILGGRVSSNYAGLACLEFPTCNGEWIPSVPEHKIQIQVQHRLGAYLVAFYILLINLYGIFKGFSPETKKYVRAAIILLLIQIGLGIVNVYMKLPKLVTAAHTGVAILLFLSMYAVWMQRASELSKSKVS; encoded by the coding sequence ATGATCGCTTCTACTTATTCTCATTTCAGAAAGTTTTCTCTCTTTCTGGTAATCTATTCAGTTTTAATTTTTCTAAATTTATTATATGGGCCACTTGTCCGAGCCACTGACTCCGGGCTTGCTTGTCCTGATTGGCCTTTTTGTTTCGGTAAAATTTTTCCAGACTTCGATTTTAATATTTTTATGGAAGTAGGACATAGATATTATTCCGGATTTTTAGGAATTGTTCTTATCGCAGGCACTGTTTGGACTGCAATCGTTCCTGAATTAAGAAAACCTTTCTTAGGTTATTTCATTTTAGGAATATTACTTATAGCTTCTCAAGTTACCTTGGGAGGCCTAACTGTTCTTCTATCTTTGGATCCTGCTACCGTTAACCTTCACCTATTGAATGCTATTTTATTCTTACTTTGTATAGTTACTGCTACGTTCAAAGCACGCAATCTTGCAAATTCTACAAATTCAAATGAGTTTTTAACTAAACAAAGTTTATTGCAGAAGGACCAGATCCCTCTTTTGATCGGAGTATTGTTAATCTTCTTCCAAATTATTTTAGGGGGAAGAGTAAGTTCCAATTACGCAGGACTTGCTTGTTTAGAATTCCCAACTTGTAACGGAGAATGGATCCCGTCTGTTCCGGAGCATAAAATACAGATCCAGGTACAACATAGACTGGGTGCTTACTTAGTGGCATTTTATATTCTTCTAATAAACCTTTATGGAATATTTAAAGGATTCTCCCCGGAAACCAAAAAATACGTAAGGGCTGCAATCATTCTTCTTCTTATACAAATAGGATTGGGAATTGTGAATGTATACATGAAACTTCCGAAATTGGTGACTGCCGCTCATACCGGAGTAGCCATTCTTCTTTTCTTATCCATGTATGCAGTTTGGATGCAGAGGGCTTCTGAACTTTCTAAGAGTAAGGTTTCTTAA
- a CDS encoding molybdopterin-dependent oxidoreductase: MAAFALRSSDNTFYSNSFSLIGPDNNGNNDLTVAPYFESGLYTVASLQDDSKFPQKVILNNISIKDKNGNLIETVSSFNGVLLRDLINIGGKFKPLDKGKDGRATVVVLEGKDGYKAIVSYTELMRTSLGAEMIVAYEKNGGLLDSDSGSMAFVSKGDTNQGTRYVKFLTKITVINEWLTQSGTGTTASFSVTGDVITPLNYSISDLQNTSNFASINFSAIGPISNSKHYILGKGVSLLEVLSKSTLRSPNDFQSYYVILEATDKYRVTHSYAELSNTIIGSGSGSLPSPGVIVITEFKKGLGGNYYTPPASLTDYTSCSGTGNVCDTDYIATISSEDTAPYGGDVTAGINLGPRKMSWLNTIILKKAE; encoded by the coding sequence TTGGCTGCTTTTGCCTTACGTTCTTCGGATAATACATTCTATAGTAATTCATTCTCTTTGATCGGCCCTGATAATAACGGAAATAACGACCTGACAGTCGCTCCTTATTTCGAATCCGGGTTATATACTGTAGCTTCTCTGCAAGATGATTCTAAATTTCCTCAGAAGGTAATTCTTAATAATATTTCGATCAAAGATAAAAACGGAAATCTGATCGAAACAGTAAGCAGTTTTAACGGAGTCCTTTTAAGAGATCTGATCAATATAGGCGGTAAGTTCAAACCATTGGATAAGGGTAAAGATGGTAGAGCCACAGTCGTAGTCTTAGAAGGAAAGGACGGTTATAAAGCAATAGTGTCTTATACCGAACTAATGAGAACTTCTTTAGGTGCCGAGATGATTGTCGCTTATGAAAAGAATGGTGGTCTATTGGATTCCGATTCAGGAAGTATGGCATTCGTTTCTAAAGGTGATACGAACCAAGGTACTCGCTATGTTAAATTTTTAACTAAGATCACTGTCATCAATGAATGGTTAACTCAAAGCGGGACCGGGACAACTGCTTCCTTCAGCGTTACAGGAGATGTGATCACTCCTCTCAACTATTCTATTTCTGATCTGCAGAATACTTCTAACTTCGCATCTATCAATTTTAGCGCAATCGGTCCTATCTCAAATAGTAAACATTATATTTTAGGAAAAGGTGTTTCTCTTTTAGAAGTTCTCTCCAAATCAACTTTAAGAAGTCCGAACGATTTCCAAAGTTATTATGTTATTTTAGAAGCTACCGATAAGTATAGGGTCACACATTCATACGCGGAACTTTCGAATACGATTATCGGTTCTGGAAGCGGATCTTTACCTTCTCCCGGTGTCATAGTGATCACCGAATTCAAAAAAGGTTTGGGAGGAAATTATTACACTCCTCCGGCTTCTCTAACGGATTATACTTCTTGTTCAGGCACTGGCAATGTTTGTGATACGGATTATATTGCTACTATCTCAAGTGAAGATACTGCACCATATGGTGGAGACGTAACGGCAGGGATCAACTTAGGGCCTCGCAAGATGAGTTGGCTGAATACGATCATTCTCAAAAAAGCGGAATAA
- the cyoE gene encoding heme o synthase produces MNSFLSDWNQMIKPRVSSLVLATAVPGLYLGGPTAPTTLLVFMTMLGTFLMSSASFIFNQIIEIDRDSKMKRTANRPLPAGRISTAQAWIVGFAMTFVAFGILYYFANLLTALCAFAALLAYVFLYTILLKPRTHQNIVIGGVAGCVGPLIGYAAVSNSLPLPAWILFLMIFLWTPAHFWALAIFLKEDYSDANFPMLPVVKGVKETGRSILFYTILYVGSVIAFYWAEPSMGWLYMISSVVLSISILYLSVKLFQNPEPKFARGFFFFSILHLFLINILILIDHSIAA; encoded by the coding sequence ATGAATAGTTTTCTTTCAGACTGGAACCAAATGATCAAACCAAGGGTAAGTTCCCTTGTTTTGGCTACCGCTGTGCCTGGTTTATATCTTGGCGGTCCTACGGCGCCTACCACTCTTTTAGTTTTTATGACTATGCTCGGGACTTTTTTAATGTCTTCTGCATCTTTTATCTTCAACCAGATCATAGAAATAGATAGAGATTCTAAAATGAAACGGACTGCAAATCGTCCGCTTCCTGCAGGAAGGATCAGCACTGCCCAGGCTTGGATCGTTGGATTTGCGATGACTTTCGTCGCATTTGGGATCTTATATTATTTTGCGAATCTGTTAACCGCACTATGCGCTTTTGCAGCACTTCTCGCTTATGTTTTTCTTTATACAATTCTATTAAAACCAAGAACACATCAGAATATTGTAATAGGTGGTGTGGCAGGTTGTGTAGGACCTTTGATCGGTTATGCAGCGGTAAGTAATTCTTTACCTTTACCAGCTTGGATATTATTCCTGATGATCTTTCTCTGGACCCCGGCTCACTTCTGGGCACTTGCAATTTTCTTGAAAGAAGACTATAGCGATGCGAATTTTCCGATGCTTCCTGTCGTAAAAGGTGTGAAGGAAACCGGACGTTCTATTTTGTTTTATACAATCCTCTACGTGGGATCTGTGATCGCGTTCTATTGGGCAGAACCTTCTATGGGTTGGCTGTACATGATCTCTTCCGTAGTATTGAGTATCTCTATACTTTATCTTTCCGTAAAATTATTCCAGAATCCTGAGCCTAAATTCGCCAGAGGATTTTTCTTCTTCAGTATTCTTCACTTGTTTTTAATCAATATTTTAATTCTGATCGATCATTCCATCGCAGCCTAA